Proteins encoded within one genomic window of Trichoderma asperellum chromosome 2, complete sequence:
- the SPT16 gene encoding FACT complex subunit spt16 (BUSCO:EOG092D0HUI~MEROPS:MER0026495) yields the protein MAEIKIDSKLFQERLSHFITAWKNDLRSKDGLFGGASSFVIMMGKVEEVPEFHKNNAVHFWLLGYEFPTTLMLFTVDTLYILTTAKKAKHLDQLKGGRFPIEVLVRGKDAAENEKLFVTVADKIKEAGKKVGIISKDTSKGPFVDEWKKVFSEQCKDIEEVDISTALSTHAFSIKDESELRAMRTASKACVALMTPYFLDEMSNILDAEKKVKHSVLADKVDKKLDDNNFWKTVELPSKGKLPSDLDPTQLDWILGPSIQSGGKYDLRFAADPNDDNLHAGIIIAALGLRYKSYCSTIARTYLVDPNKSQESNYKLLYMVHNTIIKEIRDGMAAKDVYAKALAVIKSKKPEMEKHFLKNVGWGVGLENRDPTLTLNAKNQRVLKDGMTLIINTGFQDIENPQPQDKNSKTYSLVLTDTIRVTSGEPVVFTSEAPTSADANSFFFKDDEEAEPTPKKEKRDSRVGAVATKNITSTRLRSERTTQTDEDADKKRREHQKELASKKQKEGLARFSESTSGQNGGEVKKFKRFESYKRDNQFPLKIKNLEIVVDSKNSTVVLPIMGRPVPFHINTIKNASKSDEGEFAFLRINFLSPGQGVGRKDDQPFEDASAHFVRSLTFRSLDGERYSEIATQISNLKRDVVKKEQEKKDMEDVVEQDKLAEIRNRRPAVLDNVYIRPAMEGKRVPGKVEIHQNGIRYQSPLNAQHRVDILFSNVKHLFFQPCQHELIVIIHIHLKDPIIVGNKKKTKDVQFYREATDIQFDETGNRKRKYRYGDEDEFEAEQEERRRRAELDRLFQGFAQKIAEAGRSENIEVDMPIRDLGFNGVPFRSNVFIQPTTDCLIQVVEPPFMVITIEDIEVAHLERVQFGLKNFDMVFVFKDFTRAPYHINTIPVEFLDQVKDFLDSSDIAYTEGPLNLNWPTIMKTVNQDTHQFFVDGGWSFLQADSDDSGAEDESDEESAFEMDDDEMDEVSESSEEDSDFGSNASDDDEEADIDSDDEGEDWDELERKASKRDRESNLNDDEGRGGKKSRKR from the exons ATGGCGGAGATCAAGATCGATAGCAAGCTCTTCCAGGAGCGCCTCTCGCACTTCATCACTGCCTGGAAGAATGATCTCCGCTCCAAAGATGGCCTCTTTGGCGGAGCCTCGTCCTTCGTTATCATGATGGGCAAGGTCGAGGAGGTTCCCGAATTCCACAAGAACAACGCCGTGCAC TTTTGGCTTTTGGGATACGAGTTTCCGACGACGCTGATGCTGTTCACTGTCGACACCCTCTACATCCTCACCACTGCGAAGAAGG CCAAACATCTTGACCAGCTCAAGGGCGGCCGTTTCCCTATTGAGGTGCTTGTGCGAGGCAAAGACGCAGCCGAAAATGAGAAGCTGTTTGTCACTGTGGCAGACAAGATCAAGGAAGCGGGG AAGAAAGTTGGAATCATCTCCAAAGATACGTCCAAGGGACCGTTCGTCGACGAGTGGAAGAAGGTATTCAGCGAACAGTGCAAAGATATCGAGGAGGTCGACATTTCTACCGCCCTGTCCACCCACGCCTTCTCTATCAAAGACGAAAGCGAACTACGAGCGATGCGAACAGCGTCCAAAGCTTGCGTGGCCCTCATGACTCCCTATTTCCTCGACGAAATGTCTAATATTCTCGATGCCGAGAAGAAAGTTAAACACTCTGTGCTGGCCGATAAAGTTGATAAAAAACTCGATGACAATAATTTCTGGAAGACTGTCGAGCTTCCTAGCAAAGGCAAGCTGCCTTCAGACCTCGATCCCACTCAGCTGGATTGGATTCTGGGACCCTCGATTCAGAGCGGTGGCAAATACGACTTACGATTTGCTGCTGACCCCAATGATGATAACCTGCATGCTGGTATCATCATTGCTGCTCTTGGCCTGCGATACAAGTCATACTGCTCAACGATTGCACGTACCTACCTGGTAGATCCCAACAAATCCCAGGAAAGCAACTACAAGCTCCTCTACATGGTTCacaacaccatcatcaaggAAATCCGCGATGGCATGGCGGCAAAGGATGTCTACGCAAAGGCACTGGCTGTcatcaagagcaagaaaccAGAAATGGAGAAGCATTTCCTAAAGAACGTTGGCTGGGGAGTTGGGCTGGAAAACAGGGATCCTACCCTCACACTAAATGCCAAGAATCAGCGAGTTCTCAAGGACGGAATGACTTTGATCATCAACACTGGCTTCCAGGACATTGAGAACCCCCAGCCTCAGGACAAGAACAGTAAAACTTACTCACTTGTTCTTACCGATACCATTCGAGTGACATCTGGAGAGCCGGTGGTCTTCACATCCGAGGCGCCGACAAGCGCCGATGCCAActcattcttctttaaagatgatgaggaggcaGAGCCCACgccaaagaaggagaagagagactcAAGAGTCGGAGCTGTCGCAACAAAGAACATCACCAGCACCCGACTTCGTTCCGAGCGTACTACACAAACAGACGAAGATGCGGACAAGAAGCGTCGAGAGCATCAGAAAGAACTTGCTTCCAAGAAACAGAAGGAGGGCCTGGCTAGATTCTCTGAATCTACTAGCGGTCAGAATGGAGGAGAGGTCAAAAAGTTCAAGCGTTTTGAATCATATAAGCGGGATAACCAGTTCCCATTGAAGATCAAGAACCTTGAGATTGTTGTTGACTCAAAGAACAGCACTGTCGTTCTTCCTATCATGGGAAGACCTGTTCCATTTCATATCAACACTATCAAGAATGCTAGCAAGAGCGATGAGGGAGAATTTGCATTTCTGCGAATCAACTTCCTGTCGCCCGGCCAGGGTGTTGGCAGAAAAGACGACCAGCCTTTTGAAGACGCATCCGCCCATTTCGTCCGTAGCTTGACGTTCCGATCGCTCGATGGCGAGAGATATAGTGAGATAGCTACTCAGATCTCTAACCTGAAGCGCGACGTGGTGAAGAAagagcaggagaagaaagatatGGAAGATGTCGTGGAACAGGACAAGTTGGCGGAAATAAGAA ATCGTCGCCCGGCTGTTTTGGATAACGTATATATCCGACCAGCTATGGAGGGCAAAAGAGTGCCTGGAAAAGTCGAGATACACCAGAACGGTATCCGATACCAGTCCCCTCTCAACGCTCAGCACCGCGTGGACATTCTCTTCTCAAATGTCAAGcacctcttcttccaacCTTGTCAGCATGAGTTGATTGTCATTATCCACATTCATCTAAAAGACCCCATCATCGTGggcaacaagaagaagacgaaggacGTGCAATTTTACCGTGAAGCGACTGACATTCAGTTTGACGAGACTGGAAATAGAAAACGGAAGTACCGCTatggagatgaagacgagTTTGAGGCCGAACAAGAagagcgccgccgccgtgccGAACTGGATAGGCTATTCCAGGGCTTTGCTCAGAAGATTGCCGAGGCCGGCCGTAGCGAGAACATTGAGGTTGATATGCCCATCCGAGACCTCGGATTCAACGGTGTGCCCTTCCGCAGTAACGTCTTCATCCAACCGACTACGGACTGCCTGATCCAAGTTGTGGAGCCACCATTCATGGTCATCACGATTGAAGATATTGAAGTCGCTCACCTGGAGCGTGTCCAGTTCGGTCTGAAGAACTTTGACATGGTATTCGTTTTCAAAGACTTTACGCGTGCCCCGTATCACATAAACACTATTCCTGTTGAATTCCTCGATCAAGTCAAGGATTTCTTGGACTCTTCCGACATTGCCTATACGGAGGGTCCCCTTAACCTCAACTGGCCGACCATTATGAAGACTGTCAACCAAGATACCCACCAGTTCTTCGTTGATGGCGGTTGGTCGTTCTTGCAGGCTGACTCGGACGATTCTGGCGCCGAGGATGAGTCCGACGAAGAATCTGCTTTtgagatggatgatgatgagatggatgAGGTATCAGAGTCCAGCGAAGAGGACTCTGACTTCGGTAGCAACGctagcgatgatgatgaagaggccgaTATTGACAGCGATGACGAGGGCGAGGATTGGGATGAACTGGAGCGGAAGGCCAGCAAGCGCGACCGCGAAAGCAACTTGAACGATGACGAAGGTCGCGGTGGCAAGAAGTCTCGCAAGCGATGA
- a CDS encoding uncharacterized protein (EggNog:ENOG41): MSLCQVPSEILRLIIENLDPDDLLQLASTSRHFKHIIHDKFISRKVLESIPFSLDYKEGRKTGDYDKALRKRVKRRNALRMAKPFHILEVSSEAVHFTYANGALCYTTKQTSPGHEHRLRVLLLQGSPVQEINISVLQLICDSDISDFDENRPYQFKPLYHADGIVSCLYEQRKPPSRGRWLIIYSIEKGKILQSKRLCSTANIFVRNNHRYLYYGTKSEPFDGQRRWVLHGFYLEKSEWLPRRVILWDLAGSDIGSTVCFEIFDDHLYGVSSQELTELEDTEWTAPGHPLNSFYYAFRFRLGDHSTVEILPRSALWRRGATDGPIDDRWNHLQLGQDEKSGQISVFETRKEWLCSWSRRSCYGKQLLFPAKSHSGGSKTDDQCYEGWNDTAHHETSLEDTVHRGDNGFSSLTFDLRNSPVRSYSPSCQAFVDIVSTTTTSTVATKRLRLRVRRRLDPASESDRSSSSPNDTTDPANTLDDEEISFWPADRGNMPSDGSPDSPLDRYIDGLLNPQAYFDEVEWATDERVVVYSPKTLNQLNEPRSVVLISFDPALNFEGLCCWDEYLMSPHNRSGKSDFHAECIINTAMMNPESTTCGTPRVHGLDLSHTIRSQDSTRKRKRLSTSLPNGHRPAGFKFTETNATRTLQMT; the protein is encoded by the exons ATGAGTCTCTGCCAGGTACCTTCTGAAATCCTTCGTCTCATCATCGAAAATCTAGATCCAGATGATTTGCTTCAACTGGCTTCAACTAGCCGCCATTTCAAGCATATTATCCATGATAAGTTCATCTCCCGAAAGGTTCTGGAG AGTATCCCTTTCTCCTTGGATTATAAAGAAGGCCGTAAGACTGGAGATTACGACAAAGCACTAAGAAAGCGTGTCAAGCGACGCAACGCTCTTCGTATGGCAAAGCCGTTTCATATTTTGGAAGTCTCTAGCGAAGCTGTTCATTTTACCTATGCCAATGGCGCTCTATGTTATACTACGAAGCAAACCTCGCCTGGTCACGAGCATCGATTGCGGgttttgcttcttcaagGCTCTCCTGTCCAGGAAATAAACATCAGCGTTCTTCAGCTAATATGCGATTCCGATATTTCTGATTTTGATGAAAATCGACCTTACCAGTTTAAACCACTGTATCACGCGGATGGCATTGTTTCATGTTTATACGAACAAAGAAAACCTCCATCTCGTGGTCGCTGGTtgattatatatagcattgAGAAGGGAAAGATTCTTCAATCTAAGCGCTTGTGTTCAACTGCGAATATTTTTGTCCGCAACAACCATCGTTATCTTTACTACGGTACAAAGTCGGAACCATTTGACGGCCAGCGACGATGGGTGCTCCACGGATTCTACCTAGAAAAATCCGAATGGCTGCCCCGGAGGGTTATACTCTGGGATTTAGCTGGTTCTGATATTGGGTCGACGGTGTGCTTTGAGATTTTTGATGACCATCTATATGGCGTTTCTAGCCAGGAGCTGACGGAATTGGAGGATACCGAATGGACCGCACCGGGACACCCGCTGAATTCGTTTTATTATGCCTTTCGGTTCCGTTTAGGAGATCATTCTACAGTTGAAATCTTACCAAGATCTGCACTATGGCGGCGAGGTGCAACTGATGGGCCAATCGACGATCGCTGGAATCATCTCCAACTTGGGCAGGACGAAAAGTCCGGCCAGATATCCGTTTTTGAAACCAGAAAGGAATGGCTCTGTTCGTGGAGCCGACGTAGCTGTTATGGCAAACAGCTCCTTTTCCCCGCCAAATCTCACAGCGGAGGTTCAAAAACCGACGACCAGTGTTACGAAGGTTGGAACGATACGGCCCATCATGAAACGAGCCTCGAGGACACTGTACATCGGGGCGACAATGgtttctcctctttgacTTTTGATCTCCGCAATTCTCCTGTTCGCTCTTACAGCCCCAGCTGCCAAGCCTTTGTGGACATTGTTAGTACTACCACAACCTCGACTGTAGCTACTAAACGCTTACGACTACGGGTGAGGAGACGGTTGGACCCAGCTTCGGAATCGGACCGTTCTTCATCGTCACCGAACGACACTACCGACCCTGCAAATACTTtggatgatgaggaaattAGTTTTTGGCCAGCGGACCGGGGGAACATGCCATCAGATGGATCCCCGGACTCCCCTCTCGACCGCTACATTGACGGACTCCTTAACCCCCAGGCGTATTTCGATGAAGTCGAATGGGCAACGGATGAAAGGGTGGTGGTTTATTCTCCCAAAACTCTAAATCAGCTTAACGAGCCACGATCAGTCGTTTTGATTTCTTTTGATCCCGCTCTAAATTTTGAGGGGCTGTGTTGTTGGGACGAATACTTGATGTCACCGCATAACCGCTCTGGCAAATCGGATTTTCATGCGGaatgtataataaataccGCTATGATGAATCCGGAATCGACGACATGCGGAACTCCAAGGGTCCACGGTCTAGATTTATCGCATACTATCAGATCCCAAGACTCTACCCGAAAGCGAAAGAGGCTCTCCACCAGCTTACCGAACGGTCACCGGCCTGCTGGATTCAAGTTTACCGAAACAAATGCGACCCGAACACTTCAGATGACTTAA
- a CDS encoding uncharacterized protein (SECRETED:SignalP(1-18)~TransMembrane:1 (n3-12c18/19o214-234i)), producing the protein MRFSAATLVAALPALAAAQENPLDQYVAQFQQILGQVSSKLPLPGTYDAAGAHEAKTGPMKLSVLSLDNWKETLYEPVAPGSKTPEEWYVLFSGGNKTCFGHCGRIEAAFNETAAKFAELPNTPHMGLVNCDSQPILCNAWSANPGNIWAIEMLPEPAPIDIYKTRLNLTTVTSDDIVKLHEAGNKESFVLLDSWFHPFNGKAVELGLATPLGYAMWVFGLLPNWAFMLLVSFASRSFMGNRMQPNRQPGGAPRGAPAAAQRK; encoded by the exons ATGCGCTTCTCCGCAGCTACTCTTGTCGCGGCTCTGCccgccctcgccgccgcccaaGAGAATCCTCTGGATCAGTATGTGGCCCAATTCCAGCAGATTCTGGGACAGGTCAGCTCTAAGCTGCCGCTTCCCGGCACATATGATGCCGCTGGCGCTCACGAGGCCAAGACGGGTCCTATGAAGCTGTCTGTCCTGAGCCTGGATAACTGGAAGGAGACGCTCTACGAGCCTGTGGCACCCGGCTCAAAGACGCCCGAGGAGTGGTATGTTTTGTTCAGCGGCGGTAACAAGACATGCTTCG GCCACTGTGGCCGAATTGAGGCTGCCTTCAACGAGACGGCTGCCAAGTTTGCCGAGCTCCCAAACACTCCCCATATGGGCCTTGTCAACTGTGACAGCCAGCCCATCCTTTGCAACGCTTGGTCTGCCAACCCTGGCAACATCTGGGCTATCGAGATGCTTCCCGAGCCAGCCCCCATCGATATCTACAAGACGAGATTGAATCTGACCACCGTCACCTCTGACGACATTGTCAAGCTGCACGAGGCCGGAAACAAGGAGAGCTTTGTTCTCCTCGATTCTTGGTTCCACCCCTTTAATGGCAAGGCCGTTGAGCTTGGCTTGGCCACTCCTCTTGGCTACGCTATGTGGGTTTTCGGCCTCCTCCCCAACTGGGCCTTCATGCTGCTCGTTTCTTTCGCTAGCCGAAGCTTTAT GGGCAACCGCATGCAGCCAAACCGACAGCCCGGCGGTGCTCCCCGTGGAGCCCCTGCTGCCGCCCAACGAAAATGA